Proteins co-encoded in one Coriobacterium glomerans PW2 genomic window:
- a CDS encoding DUF871 domain-containing protein yields MHRLGISVYPQRSTPERDEQYMKLAASYGFTRIFTCLLSADTAALDTFGSFTLTAHELGFVVAVDTNETVFDRLGATPCDLSPFKRLGIDIIRLDAHFGDCGDIAITRNRERISIEFNGSAALALDNLIERGADPHAMRTCHNFYPEPYTGLSEEAFTRLSMRYRNMGLGTAAFISSRQPDTFGPWPVFAGLPTCEDDRHRPAELQARHLFATELADDVIFGNAFASEEELASVAAVDQCRSQLGLVLESGVSPVEREVIWGASHATRGDASAYMLRSSMPRLAFRDRSIAARPSGVQSFKRGDVLVVNDNMEHYRGELEIALREIPDDGTRNLVGAVPPEELFLLDYIAPEHLFGFKRC; encoded by the coding sequence ATGCATCGGTTGGGTATCTCCGTCTATCCGCAGCGCTCGACACCCGAGCGCGATGAGCAGTACATGAAGCTCGCCGCGAGCTATGGTTTCACACGTATCTTCACGTGTCTGCTTTCGGCGGACACCGCGGCGCTCGACACGTTTGGGAGCTTCACTCTAACAGCGCATGAACTGGGATTCGTCGTTGCGGTCGACACGAACGAGACCGTGTTCGATCGGCTCGGTGCCACGCCTTGCGATCTTTCGCCGTTCAAGCGCCTGGGCATCGACATCATTCGTCTGGACGCCCATTTCGGAGATTGCGGCGACATCGCGATCACGCGCAACCGCGAGCGCATCTCGATCGAGTTCAACGGAAGCGCCGCGCTCGCGTTGGACAACCTCATCGAGCGCGGGGCGGATCCCCATGCGATGCGGACGTGCCACAACTTCTATCCCGAACCCTATACCGGTCTTTCCGAGGAAGCGTTTACGCGCCTGTCGATGAGATACAGAAACATGGGGCTTGGCACGGCGGCGTTCATCTCGAGTCGGCAACCAGATACGTTCGGCCCATGGCCGGTTTTTGCGGGCCTTCCCACCTGCGAGGATGATCGTCACCGCCCGGCTGAGCTTCAGGCCCGGCATCTGTTCGCCACCGAGCTCGCCGATGATGTCATCTTCGGAAACGCATTCGCTTCCGAAGAGGAGCTCGCCTCGGTCGCCGCCGTTGATCAATGCCGGTCGCAGCTGGGGCTCGTGCTCGAGAGCGGCGTGAGTCCGGTCGAGCGGGAGGTGATCTGGGGTGCGTCGCATGCGACCCGCGGTGACGCCTCGGCCTATATGCTCCGCTCGTCGATGCCGCGCCTCGCGTTTCGCGATCGATCCATCGCCGCGCGGCCCTCAGGAGTCCAATCCTTCAAGCGCGGTGACGTTCTCGTGGTGAACGACAACATGGAGCACTACCGCGGCGAACTCGAGATAGCGCTCAGAGAGATCCCCGATGACGGGACGCGCAACCTGGTGGGCGCCGTGCCCCCCGAGGAGCTGTTCCTGCTCGACTACATAGCTCCGGAGCATCTGTTCGGATTCAAACGATGCTAG
- a CDS encoding IMP dehydrogenase: MATFFPGESHTFSEYLLVPGYSSQECVPDNVSLKTPLTRFRAGEQPAISLNIPMTSAIMQSVSGESMGIALATEGGMSFIYGSQSSEDEAAMVKSVKDHKAGFVISDSTLTPGMTLAEVMQLKMRTGHSTMPVTDDGLAHGKLLGIVTSRDYRPSRDDPAKRVEEFMTPREKLIVGDEHITLKRANDVIWDSKLNALPVVDASDYLLGIVFRKDYDAHKTNPNELLDANKRYMVGAGINTRDYETRVPLLLDAGADVLCIDSSEGYSEWQKRTISWIHGTYGEDVHVGAGNVVDAEGFRFLADCGADFIKVGIGGGSICITRETKGIGRGQATALIDVCRARDEYFKEKGVYVPVCSDGGIVYDYHMSLALAMGADFMMLGRYFARFDESPTARVNVNGQYMKEYWGEGSVRARNWQRYDLGGAAKLSFEEGVDSYVPYAGSLKAGVESTLYKVKSTMCNCGALTIPELQQKARLTLVSSTSIIEGGAHDVVLKDHNQSISYR, translated from the coding sequence ATGGCCACATTTTTTCCGGGTGAGTCCCACACGTTCTCAGAGTATCTGCTGGTACCAGGGTATTCATCCCAAGAGTGCGTGCCCGACAACGTCTCGCTCAAAACCCCTCTCACGCGTTTTCGAGCCGGCGAGCAGCCCGCCATCAGCCTGAACATCCCTATGACGTCTGCCATCATGCAATCCGTCTCAGGAGAGTCGATGGGCATCGCGCTGGCCACCGAAGGCGGTATGTCGTTCATCTATGGCTCGCAGTCATCCGAGGACGAAGCAGCCATGGTCAAGAGCGTCAAGGATCATAAGGCCGGCTTCGTCATCTCGGACTCGACCCTCACACCGGGTATGACCCTGGCCGAGGTCATGCAGCTCAAGATGCGCACCGGTCATTCGACCATGCCCGTTACCGATGACGGGCTGGCCCACGGAAAGCTGCTGGGTATCGTCACCTCGCGCGACTACCGACCGTCGCGCGACGACCCTGCGAAACGCGTGGAGGAATTCATGACGCCGCGCGAGAAGCTCATCGTCGGCGACGAGCACATCACCCTCAAGCGAGCCAACGATGTGATCTGGGACAGCAAGTTGAATGCGCTTCCGGTTGTCGATGCCAGCGACTATCTGTTGGGAATCGTGTTTCGCAAGGACTATGACGCGCACAAGACGAACCCCAACGAGCTTCTGGATGCGAACAAGCGCTATATGGTGGGTGCCGGTATCAACACCCGAGATTATGAGACGCGTGTTCCGCTTTTGCTCGATGCGGGGGCTGACGTGCTGTGCATCGACTCCTCGGAGGGCTACTCCGAATGGCAGAAGCGCACGATCAGCTGGATACACGGCACGTACGGCGAGGATGTCCATGTCGGGGCCGGCAACGTCGTGGACGCCGAGGGATTTCGCTTTCTCGCGGATTGCGGCGCGGATTTCATCAAGGTCGGCATCGGCGGCGGATCGATCTGCATCACGCGCGAGACGAAGGGGATCGGACGCGGACAGGCCACGGCGCTCATCGACGTGTGCCGCGCGCGCGATGAGTACTTCAAGGAGAAAGGCGTCTACGTGCCGGTCTGCTCAGACGGCGGCATCGTCTACGACTATCACATGTCGCTCGCCCTGGCCATGGGTGCGGACTTCATGATGCTCGGCCGCTACTTCGCTCGCTTCGATGAGAGCCCCACGGCGCGTGTGAACGTGAACGGTCAGTACATGAAGGAATACTGGGGAGAGGGTTCAGTGCGTGCCCGCAACTGGCAGCGCTACGACCTTGGTGGTGCAGCGAAGCTTTCGTTCGAGGAGGGGGTCGACTCCTACGTTCCCTATGCCGGTTCCCTCAAGGCCGGCGTGGAGTCGACGCTGTACAAGGTGAAGTCCACGATGTGCAACTGCGGAGCCCTCACGATCCCAGAGCTTCAGCAGAAGGCTCGACTCACGCTCGTCTCATCGACGTCGATCATCGAGGGTGGCGCTCACGACGTCGTGCTCAAGGATCACAACCAGTCTATCAGCTACCGCTAG
- the nusA gene encoding transcription termination factor NusA, whose product MASKMMDALMELCQEKHIDQLYLIDCLEQSLSKSYADILHLEYGAEVTIDRATGKVYVYELVPKGEPDEETGEYTEFDKKDVTPKDTSRIAAQHAKAEINAIVRNSAREQIYEEFSDRIGDIITGTVLQSTPDFTIVKIREGVEAELPHFDLRRFENERNERPAGERYMHNQRLKAVIIDVRDPNSTMQPQRGERSRPPIVISRTHPALIKRLFELEVPEIYEGTVEVKSIAREPGQRSKVAVHSLDDRLDPVGACVGPKGSRVRTVVGELRGERVDVILWDADPSVFVANALSPAKVSRVLIDEEKSYAGVIVPDDQLSLAIGKEGQNARLAARLTGWHIDIKNETLAADILKNIPVPAAVDDDLISDDEPRRCQYVSEDNIRCRNQARPGSRYCGVHEQDAIEGAEDLI is encoded by the coding sequence ATGGCATCCAAGATGATGGACGCTCTCATGGAGCTCTGCCAAGAGAAGCATATCGATCAGCTCTACCTCATCGACTGCCTGGAGCAGTCGCTGTCCAAGAGCTATGCCGACATTTTGCATCTGGAGTATGGCGCCGAGGTCACGATCGATCGCGCCACCGGCAAGGTCTATGTCTACGAGCTCGTGCCCAAAGGCGAGCCCGACGAGGAGACCGGCGAGTACACCGAGTTCGACAAGAAGGATGTAACGCCCAAGGACACCTCGCGGATCGCCGCTCAGCATGCGAAAGCTGAGATCAACGCGATCGTGCGCAACTCAGCGCGCGAGCAGATCTACGAGGAGTTCTCGGATCGGATCGGGGATATCATCACCGGTACGGTTCTGCAGTCCACTCCCGACTTCACCATCGTGAAGATTCGAGAGGGCGTCGAAGCCGAGCTGCCCCATTTTGACTTGCGGCGCTTCGAGAACGAGCGCAACGAGCGGCCCGCAGGTGAGCGCTACATGCACAATCAGCGTCTGAAGGCCGTCATCATCGATGTGCGCGATCCGAACTCTACGATGCAGCCGCAACGCGGAGAGCGCTCCAGACCGCCGATCGTCATCTCGCGCACGCATCCAGCGCTCATCAAGCGTCTTTTCGAGCTTGAGGTCCCCGAGATCTACGAGGGAACCGTCGAAGTCAAATCTATCGCTCGCGAGCCCGGACAGCGTTCCAAGGTCGCGGTTCATTCGCTCGACGATCGTCTCGATCCGGTCGGTGCCTGCGTCGGGCCCAAGGGCAGTCGCGTGCGAACCGTCGTGGGCGAACTTCGCGGTGAGCGCGTCGATGTCATTCTATGGGATGCGGACCCTTCGGTGTTCGTGGCCAACGCGCTGTCACCGGCGAAGGTGTCGCGCGTGCTCATCGATGAGGAGAAGAGCTACGCCGGCGTCATCGTACCCGATGACCAGCTCTCGCTCGCAATCGGCAAGGAGGGCCAGAACGCGCGGCTCGCGGCGCGGCTCACCGGCTGGCATATCGATATCAAAAATGAGACCCTCGCGGCCGATATCCTGAAGAACATTCCGGTCCCTGCGGCCGTCGATGATGACCTCATCTCCGATGATGAGCCCAGACGCTGCCAGTACGTCAGCGAGGACAACATCCGCTGCCGCAATCAGGCTCGTCCGGGTTCACGTTACTGCGGCGTGCACGAACAGGACGCCATCGAGGGTGCGGAGGATCTGATCTAG
- the rimP gene encoding ribosome maturation factor RimP, translating to MVKTKLEQRLIDALEAEASARDIDIVDVELTGATKAPCVRVRLEKADGSALSLDDVCAQNCWVSAVVEDIDPVAGRYTLEVSSPGMARPLRRPRDFARFVGQTAQIGFIQTQGPDGRSRLTGLIQSANEDCVTIAPKDGEPLAVPFEAIKKATLKPSYDFGRAREGK from the coding sequence GTGGTCAAGACCAAGCTGGAGCAGCGGCTTATCGACGCGCTGGAGGCCGAGGCGTCCGCGCGCGACATCGATATCGTCGATGTCGAGCTCACCGGTGCGACAAAGGCGCCCTGTGTGCGCGTGCGACTGGAAAAAGCAGACGGGTCCGCGCTCTCACTGGATGATGTGTGCGCGCAGAACTGCTGGGTCTCGGCCGTCGTTGAGGATATCGATCCCGTCGCCGGTCGCTATACGCTCGAGGTCTCCTCACCGGGTATGGCGCGCCCTCTGCGCCGTCCACGCGACTTCGCGCGCTTCGTCGGTCAGACCGCGCAGATCGGGTTCATCCAGACGCAGGGTCCGGATGGTCGGAGCCGTTTGACGGGTCTGATACAATCCGCGAATGAAGACTGCGTCACAATCGCGCCAAAGGACGGCGAGCCGCTTGCGGTTCCGTTTGAAGCTATCAAGAAGGCCACGCTGAAGCCGAGCTATGACTTCGGGCGCGCGAGGGAAGGGAAATAG
- the leuS gene encoding leucine--tRNA ligase, with protein MCDDTVHNMDVPDYDAGRIEKKWMRIWDDENLFALNENSARPKRYVLEMFPYPSGDLHMGHVRNYTIGDAMARAARMRGFDVLHPIGFDAFGLPAENAAIKHRTQAAAWTYRNMECALATMRRMGFSYDMDRLQQTCSPEYYRWGQWIFEKLWERGLVYRKKSPVNWCPGCKTVLANEQVVNGRCWRCDSLPERRDLEQWYFRITEYADELLADLDKLPGWPERVKQMQANWIGRSEGADIDFILCDSDGEPDPDQRITVFTTRADTLFGCTFFLLSPEYDGLIDLVEGTSWEAGVRAVIEGAQRVSAVERAQGTLEKHGAFTGRYVVNPVSGQRVPVWVADYIVSDYGTGAVMAVPCGDQRDFEFARKYDLPIVPIILSDEDRLALEESGESIDTYNGESVDWDRAHTAEGTLVQSGKYTGLRGGKHSEGEAAIVADLEDAGVCRRKVEYRLRDWLISRQRYWGNPIPAIHCAHCGIVPVPVDELPVVLPEDLDLGAGETLASHPEFYETTCPICGEPARRETDTMDTFTCSSWYYLRYCDPHNTDLPFSRAAASRWMPVDNYVGGIEHAILHLLYSRFFTKALRDIGLLDIDEPFENLLTQGMVKDEHGEVMSKSVGNVIAPATVIEPYGADTLRLAILFIAPSEKDFSWDANAVEGANRFLRRAWRVVWRLSRDAGEDALSATCSSLDKSSLDDAALALLRERHRAIAKCTADFDRHQFNTAISAVMELVRAASAWVGSKGRRDPALCGLIATDIVSVLAPICPFWADELWHEALGHAADVYSAPWPAFDPEEAASDTVEIAVQVMGKLRTRSVVPSGATNEEMRLAAEHAARKWIADKTVVKAIVVPGRLVNLIVR; from the coding sequence ATGTGCGATGACACGGTTCACAACATGGATGTTCCCGATTACGATGCCGGACGCATCGAGAAGAAATGGATGCGCATCTGGGACGACGAGAACCTCTTTGCGCTCAACGAGAACTCAGCGCGTCCCAAGCGCTACGTTCTCGAGATGTTTCCCTATCCTTCAGGCGACTTGCATATGGGCCATGTGCGCAACTACACCATCGGTGACGCCATGGCGCGAGCCGCGCGCATGCGCGGCTTCGATGTCTTGCATCCCATCGGATTCGATGCTTTCGGCCTGCCGGCGGAGAATGCGGCGATCAAGCACCGCACGCAGGCAGCCGCTTGGACATACCGCAATATGGAGTGCGCGCTGGCAACCATGCGCCGCATGGGCTTCTCCTACGATATGGATCGCCTTCAGCAGACGTGCTCTCCTGAGTACTATCGCTGGGGACAGTGGATATTCGAGAAGCTGTGGGAACGTGGACTCGTTTACCGCAAGAAGAGCCCGGTCAACTGGTGTCCCGGCTGCAAGACGGTGCTCGCCAACGAGCAGGTCGTCAACGGCCGTTGCTGGCGTTGCGACTCGCTTCCGGAGCGGCGAGACCTCGAGCAATGGTACTTCAGGATCACCGAGTACGCCGATGAGCTGCTGGCCGACCTTGACAAGCTGCCCGGGTGGCCGGAGCGCGTCAAGCAGATGCAGGCGAATTGGATCGGTCGCTCCGAGGGAGCGGATATCGACTTCATCCTGTGTGATTCCGACGGCGAACCCGACCCGGATCAACGCATAACCGTGTTCACGACACGCGCCGATACCCTGTTCGGCTGCACGTTCTTTTTGCTGTCCCCCGAGTACGACGGATTGATCGATCTTGTCGAGGGCACCTCGTGGGAGGCCGGCGTGCGCGCTGTCATCGAGGGCGCGCAACGGGTATCCGCTGTCGAGCGCGCGCAGGGCACCCTTGAGAAGCACGGCGCGTTCACCGGGCGCTACGTCGTTAACCCGGTGAGCGGTCAGCGCGTTCCCGTTTGGGTCGCCGACTACATCGTCTCCGATTACGGAACCGGTGCCGTCATGGCGGTTCCCTGCGGCGATCAGCGCGATTTCGAGTTCGCGCGCAAGTACGATCTGCCCATCGTCCCGATCATCCTATCTGATGAGGATCGCCTCGCTCTTGAGGAGTCCGGTGAGTCCATCGATACCTACAACGGCGAGTCCGTCGATTGGGATCGCGCGCACACGGCTGAAGGCACGCTCGTGCAGTCCGGTAAGTACACGGGACTGCGAGGTGGAAAGCACTCCGAGGGGGAGGCCGCCATCGTCGCCGATCTGGAGGACGCAGGCGTCTGCAGACGCAAGGTCGAGTATCGCTTGCGCGATTGGCTGATCTCCCGCCAGAGATACTGGGGCAACCCGATTCCGGCCATCCACTGCGCGCACTGCGGGATCGTACCCGTGCCCGTAGACGAGCTTCCGGTCGTCTTGCCCGAGGATCTCGATCTCGGCGCGGGGGAGACGCTCGCATCCCATCCGGAATTCTATGAGACGACCTGTCCGATCTGCGGGGAGCCCGCGCGCCGCGAAACGGATACCATGGACACGTTCACCTGTTCAAGTTGGTATTATCTGCGCTACTGCGATCCCCACAACACCGATCTGCCGTTCTCGCGAGCGGCGGCGTCGCGCTGGATGCCTGTCGACAACTACGTCGGAGGCATAGAGCACGCGATTCTTCATCTGCTCTATTCGAGATTCTTCACGAAGGCCCTTCGCGACATCGGGCTGTTGGACATCGACGAGCCGTTCGAGAATCTGCTCACTCAGGGTATGGTCAAAGACGAGCACGGGGAAGTCATGTCCAAGTCGGTCGGCAACGTCATCGCGCCCGCTACGGTGATCGAGCCCTATGGGGCCGATACGCTTCGCCTGGCGATCCTGTTCATCGCGCCGTCCGAAAAGGATTTCAGCTGGGATGCGAATGCGGTGGAAGGGGCGAACCGCTTTCTCAGGCGCGCTTGGCGCGTCGTATGGCGGCTCTCCCGCGACGCGGGCGAGGACGCCCTCTCGGCGACGTGCTCCTCGCTTGACAAGTCATCGCTCGATGACGCCGCGCTCGCACTGCTGCGGGAGCGCCATCGCGCGATCGCGAAGTGCACGGCGGATTTCGATCGTCATCAGTTCAACACCGCCATCTCAGCGGTGATGGAGCTGGTGCGGGCCGCCAGCGCATGGGTCGGCTCGAAGGGGCGGCGCGATCCGGCCCTCTGCGGCCTCATCGCCACCGATATCGTCTCGGTGCTGGCACCCATCTGCCCGTTCTGGGCTGACGAGCTGTGGCATGAGGCCCTCGGTCACGCCGCGGACGTCTACAGCGCACCCTGGCCGGCCTTTGACCCCGAGGAGGCCGCAAGCGATACCGTTGAGATCGCCGTGCAGGTCATGGGCAAGCTGCGTACGCGCTCAGTTGTGCCCTCGGGTGCAACGAATGAGGAGATGCGGCTTGCGGCAGAGCATGCGGCGCGCAAATGGATCGCTGATAAAACCGTGGTGAAGGCTATCGTGGTTCCAGGAAGACTTGTGAACCTGATTGTCAGATAA
- the ffh gene encoding signal recognition particle protein, with translation MFNSLSERLNDTFDRLRGKGRLTEADIVSAMRDIRMALLEADVNFKVVRDFVAKTKERCSTSEVMDSLTPAQNVVKIVLDELTELLGSTESKLVLGNRIPNVIMLVGLQGSGKTTAAVKLAYLLKKQGRSPILAAADVYRPAAADQLSALGSEIEVPVFRGDGADPIEIARGSIREAVDTMRDVVIVDTAGRLQIDEQMMQEAVDIKRAVKPDQILMVVDAMTGQDIVNVVSTFAERTDFDGVIISKLDGDARGGGALSIRAVTGKPIKFVSMGEKPDSLEVFYPDRMAKRILGMGDVVGIIEKAQEMADVEQVEAAERMLREGFTMNDMLDQMRSLKKMGGMKSILGMLPGGQRALNQMGGNLDERVFDRNEAMIMSMTAQERLNPKIVNGQRRARIARGSGVQPSDVNSLMKQWGEMNKMMGKMRSMTNQMGGGKRGKKGKRGKKMRMPQIPGMGALGGQSPLAFGDDSQGKGSADMDMLRQMEQRLRGGR, from the coding sequence ATGTTCAACAGTCTCTCTGAACGTCTGAATGACACGTTCGATCGCCTGCGCGGCAAAGGCAGGCTCACAGAGGCGGATATCGTCAGCGCCATGCGCGACATCCGCATGGCGCTGCTCGAGGCCGATGTGAATTTCAAGGTCGTGCGCGATTTCGTCGCGAAGACCAAGGAGCGCTGCTCGACCTCTGAAGTGATGGATTCGCTGACGCCGGCTCAAAACGTGGTCAAGATAGTGCTTGATGAGCTGACCGAGCTGCTCGGCTCGACTGAGAGCAAGCTCGTGCTCGGAAACCGCATACCCAATGTCATCATGCTCGTGGGTCTACAGGGATCGGGCAAGACGACCGCAGCGGTGAAGCTCGCCTATCTGCTGAAGAAGCAGGGCCGCTCGCCGATTCTGGCGGCAGCCGATGTCTATCGCCCCGCAGCCGCCGACCAGCTCTCCGCGCTCGGCAGCGAGATCGAGGTTCCCGTCTTTCGCGGCGACGGAGCCGATCCGATAGAGATCGCTCGCGGATCCATTCGAGAAGCCGTCGACACGATGCGCGATGTCGTCATCGTGGACACCGCGGGCAGGCTGCAGATCGACGAGCAGATGATGCAGGAAGCCGTCGACATCAAGCGCGCCGTCAAGCCCGATCAGATTCTCATGGTCGTCGATGCGATGACCGGTCAAGATATCGTGAACGTGGTCTCGACCTTTGCTGAGCGCACCGATTTCGACGGGGTCATCATCTCGAAACTCGACGGCGACGCCCGCGGTGGCGGCGCGCTTTCGATTCGCGCTGTGACCGGCAAGCCCATCAAGTTCGTTTCCATGGGAGAGAAGCCCGACTCGCTCGAGGTGTTCTATCCCGATCGCATGGCAAAGCGCATCCTGGGCATGGGCGACGTCGTCGGCATCATCGAGAAGGCTCAGGAGATGGCCGACGTCGAGCAGGTGGAGGCCGCCGAGCGCATGCTGCGCGAGGGCTTCACGATGAACGACATGCTCGACCAGATGCGCTCGCTCAAGAAGATGGGTGGTATGAAGTCCATCTTGGGGATGCTTCCCGGCGGCCAGCGGGCGCTGAACCAGATGGGGGGCAATCTCGACGAGCGCGTGTTCGATCGAAACGAGGCCATGATCATGTCCATGACGGCTCAGGAGCGTCTCAATCCCAAGATCGTGAACGGGCAACGTCGAGCCAGAATCGCTCGGGGCTCAGGTGTCCAGCCCTCTGATGTGAACAGCCTCATGAAGCAATGGGGCGAGATGAACAAGATGATGGGCAAGATGCGCTCCATGACCAACCAGATGGGCGGCGGCAAGCGCGGAAAGAAGGGCAAGCGCGGAAAGAAGATGCGCATGCCCCAGATCCCGGGAATGGGCGCTCTCGGCGGCCAGAGTCCCCTTGCCTTCGGAGATGACTCACAAGGGAAGGGGTCCGCAGATATGGATATGCTGCGCCAGATGGAGCAGCGTCTGCGCGGCGGGAGATAA
- the ftsY gene encoding signal recognition particle-docking protein FtsY, which translates to MGLFDALSRGLERSRETLNEVFYFGGEVSEEFWEDLEDTLVMDDMGAEIAMKLTDELREIAARKNLKTSRQLRCALAARLEDYFVPSSCDPISQTPSCVLFVGINGAGKTTTVGKIASKAVAAGKRTVIGSADTFRAAAIEQLDIWGERAGVPVVKRTRGADPASVCYDVLDEADRIAADLVLIDTAGRLHTSADLMRELAKVVNVTRKRAERMRAGPMAVHVVLVIDATTGQNGLAQASRFNDSLGLDGVIMTKLDGTAKGGIALAVASKLELPILAVGVGEQVDDLQTFDAGDFSRALVGTGEE; encoded by the coding sequence ATGGGTCTATTCGACGCGCTCTCACGTGGGCTCGAGCGGAGCCGTGAGACGCTCAATGAGGTCTTCTACTTCGGCGGCGAGGTCAGCGAGGAGTTCTGGGAGGATCTCGAGGACACGCTCGTCATGGATGACATGGGCGCTGAGATCGCCATGAAGCTGACCGATGAGCTGCGCGAGATCGCCGCACGCAAGAATCTGAAGACCTCCCGGCAGCTGCGCTGCGCGCTCGCCGCCAGACTCGAGGACTATTTCGTGCCGTCTTCGTGCGATCCCATCTCCCAGACTCCCTCGTGCGTGCTGTTCGTGGGCATCAACGGCGCCGGCAAGACGACGACCGTGGGCAAGATCGCGAGCAAGGCCGTCGCTGCGGGAAAGCGGACGGTCATAGGATCGGCCGACACGTTCAGAGCAGCGGCTATCGAGCAGCTCGACATCTGGGGGGAGCGCGCGGGCGTCCCCGTCGTCAAGCGGACACGCGGGGCGGATCCGGCGAGCGTGTGCTACGACGTGCTCGATGAAGCGGATCGGATCGCCGCCGATCTCGTGCTCATAGATACCGCGGGCAGACTGCACACCTCCGCCGATCTCATGCGCGAGCTCGCCAAGGTCGTGAATGTGACGAGAAAGCGGGCCGAGCGCATGCGGGCGGGCCCCATGGCCGTTCATGTCGTGCTCGTCATCGATGCGACCACCGGCCAGAACGGACTGGCCCAGGCGAGTCGCTTCAACGATTCGCTCGGTCTGGACGGTGTCATCATGACCAAACTCGATGGAACCGCCAAGGGCGGCATCGCCTTGGCCGTGGCGTCGAAGCTGGAACTTCCCATTCTGGCTGTCGGCGTCGGCGAGCAGGTGGATGATCTGCAGACATTCGATGCGGGCGACTTCTCTCGCGCGCTCGTCGGAACCGGTGAGGAGTAA